DNA from Anaerolineales bacterium:
GTGAAACAAATTCAGGCAGATTGAAGCCCGGGGATACCAGCTCGGCAGCATGCTCGCCCTGGGCGTCCATCAGCCGCAACTGGATCCGATCGCCACGTGAAACCCCTTCAAACCAATTGGTTGTCAGGCTCTGATCGTAGTCTTCGAAGGGCACGCCATTGGCTTCGAGAATGAAATCGCCAAGATGAATTTGCTCGGCCGCGGCAGGCGTAAAGAGCGCGCGCACCTCTCCCGTGCCGAAATACTGAAATCCGAGATACGGAATGACAAAGAAACGCGCGTAGGTATAGACCAGCAAGACAAGCAAAACCAATGCCGGAAGCAGGAACTGGGTTAGGACACGATAAAGGCCAGAAGAGCGCATAACTTGCTACATCGGGGAGGTGATGCCTATGTAAAGGCCGAAGCAATTCTCAGGTAAAGCCACTTACTCAACCGTTTTTCGTCAAGAAAGGAAACTTACCATGTCTATGCAAGCATTTTACTCAAACATCAGCGACTCTTCCAGCACGATCAAGGAAGTTGAGGCCCTGCAGCGCGTGGCCCAGGCCAGCCTGGAGCAGGTGCAGGCAGTGCGCAATGAATGGGAATGGGATATGTGGAAGGAAGCCAAGTAGGCTACCGACCTCGGGGCTGGCCAGTTGGCCAGCCCCACCTTCAAATAAATCCACCTGTGGGAGAGACCAATGGATACCGTGTATACCGCCGCCATTCATGAACTGCTGCGCCAGCCTGCTGTGCAGCAGTGGCCGCTGCTCGCCAGCGTGATCGAACGCGCCCTTAATGTGCGCCCGATCGCCTGGGATTTTCCGATCGCCGGCTGCCTGGCCGCTGGCGCCGAGGCCAACCAGGCGCTGGCGCCTGTGGCCGCTATCACCTGCGCCCATATTGGCATTATTTTGATTGACGACATTCTAGATGAAGATCCGCGCGGCGAGTACCGCAAGCTGGGCGCCGGGCGGGCGGCCAACCTGGCCGCCGGGCTGAACAGCCTGGGCCAGCAGATGCTGGAGCTACACCCCTGCCCGCACCCGCGCCAAGCCAGCCTGGCCTTCGCGCACATCCTCGGTGGCACAGCCTACGGGCAGGACCTGGATGTGCAGAACCAGCACAGCGAAGAGAGCTACTGGGCCGTGGCACGCGCCAAGAGCTCGCCCTACTTCGCCTCGGGGCTGGAGCTGGGGGCGCTGTACGGCGGCGCCGATCTGGCGCTCAACCAG
Protein-coding regions in this window:
- a CDS encoding polyprenyl synthetase family protein — protein: MDTVYTAAIHELLRQPAVQQWPLLASVIERALNVRPIAWDFPIAGCLAAGAEANQALAPVAAITCAHIGIILIDDILDEDPRGEYRKLGAGRAANLAAGLNSLGQQMLELHPCPHPRQASLAFAHILGGTAYGQDLDVQNQHSEESYWAVARAKSSPYFASGLELGALYGGADLALNQQLRQFGAVFGEIMQIHDDLNDCLAEPANVDWLQGRAPLPLLFAELVPHPQRERFLLLRNQVSDPAALHEAQSILVSSGAISYCINELLSRQQALLALLGEMALANPRPLQQILEHAIAPVEHLFASLQPTA